One window of the Archangium primigenium genome contains the following:
- a CDS encoding DUF2845 domain-containing protein, translating to MRALLLSTLLLSTLLLPARGDAATLRCGNQLASDGASKSDVLMRCGEPLAKDTRTESVGASTRTQDSDSGTTTSQRHVVHKTIEEWTYNFGPSRLMQIAVFENGVLVDVRSGGYGR from the coding sequence ATGCGTGCCCTGCTGCTCTCCACCCTGCTGCTCTCCACCCTGCTGCTGCCCGCTCGCGGGGACGCGGCCACCCTGCGCTGCGGCAACCAGCTCGCCTCGGACGGCGCCTCCAAGAGCGACGTCCTCATGCGGTGCGGCGAGCCCCTCGCCAAGGACACCCGCACCGAGTCCGTGGGCGCGAGCACGCGCACCCAGGACAGCGACTCGGGCACCACCACCTCGCAGCGGCACGTCGTGCACAAGACGATCGAGGAGTGGACGTACAACTTCGGCCCCTCGCGCCTCATGCAGATCGCCGTGTTCGAGAACGGCGTGCTCGTCGACGTGCGCAGTGGCGGCTACGGCCGCTGA
- a CDS encoding VOC family protein — translation MSTRPFRILGLQQVAIGGPDKAPLRKLWVDVLGLEPVGTYRSERENVDEDIVVAGVGPFRVEVDLMQPVDPQGKPRVHEPALNHLGLWVDDLGAAVRWLEGQGVRFAPGGIRKGAAGFDVTFIHPKGNEPFPLGGEGVLIELVQAPPEVISAFETLARAQGAR, via the coding sequence ATGAGCACTCGACCGTTTCGGATCCTGGGTCTGCAGCAGGTGGCCATCGGGGGGCCCGACAAGGCACCCCTGCGCAAGCTCTGGGTGGACGTGCTGGGCCTGGAGCCCGTGGGCACCTACCGCAGTGAGCGCGAGAACGTGGATGAGGACATCGTCGTGGCGGGGGTGGGCCCCTTCCGCGTCGAGGTGGACCTGATGCAGCCGGTGGATCCCCAGGGCAAGCCCCGGGTGCACGAGCCCGCGCTCAACCACCTGGGCCTGTGGGTGGACGACCTGGGCGCGGCGGTGCGCTGGCTGGAGGGGCAGGGCGTGCGCTTCGCGCCGGGCGGCATCCGCAAGGGCGCGGCCGGCTTCGACGTGACGTTCATCCACCCCAAGGGCAACGAGCCCTTCCCGCTGGGCGGCGAGGGCGTGCTCATCGAGCTGGTGCAGGCGCCCCCCGAGGTCATCTCCGCCTTCGAGACGCTCGCGCGGGCTCAGGGCGCCCGGTAG
- a CDS encoding serine hydrolase has protein sequence MKRLALTVLLLGLPVEAAPGGVPVCERPHVPAPSESPALPASLQAALEALVRERLARGPHAGLAVGVVHQHARWVGAYGLRDVERHLPATPRTTWRMASLTKSFTAVAVMQLVERGQLALDEDIHTWVPAWPERRWPVTVRQLLGHLGGVTNYGRLGPSQDTGPLDTAGAVALVSDYPLEAEPGTRFIYSTWAYNLLGAALEAASGQSYGDYLQAHVFAPAGMAHAALDDRRTRDEHHARGYRLRDGRRVPSREVDVSGRFAGGGTRASIEDLLGFGEALLDTRLVSRATTALMQTPMSTRDGRLTDYGMGFATWPLRGHYVVAHAGAQPETSTLLLLLPGESLAIALTSNVEGQAALLKGLASDIIRLLLERDAPRSGARPRDATDALVSEGLGRVLGYGLAYHSWAAHGPGPAPASEGLAEAFAQVARLLDPDTLAREPGAARARILAAHHPLAQGVFIRVGVHMARTLEDARGPERLREYPSRGATAFFDDYLAVCEARACPEPFRFTPRLRETLRRLTHGP, from the coding sequence GTGAAGCGGCTCGCGCTGACGGTGCTCCTGCTCGGCCTTCCGGTGGAGGCGGCGCCCGGCGGGGTCCCCGTGTGTGAGCGGCCCCATGTGCCCGCCCCGTCCGAGTCCCCCGCCCTGCCCGCCTCGCTCCAGGCGGCGCTCGAGGCCCTGGTGCGCGAGCGGCTGGCGCGCGGGCCCCACGCGGGCCTGGCCGTGGGCGTGGTGCACCAGCACGCGCGCTGGGTGGGGGCCTACGGGCTGAGGGACGTGGAGCGGCACCTGCCCGCGACGCCGCGGACCACCTGGCGCATGGCCTCGCTCACCAAGTCCTTCACCGCGGTGGCGGTGATGCAGCTCGTGGAGCGGGGCCAGCTCGCGCTGGACGAGGACATCCACACCTGGGTGCCCGCCTGGCCCGAGCGGCGCTGGCCCGTCACGGTGCGGCAGCTGCTCGGCCACCTGGGCGGCGTGACGAACTACGGGCGGCTGGGCCCGAGCCAGGACACCGGCCCCCTGGACACGGCGGGCGCGGTGGCGCTCGTGTCGGACTACCCGCTGGAAGCCGAGCCCGGCACCCGCTTCATCTACAGCACCTGGGCCTACAACCTGCTGGGCGCCGCCCTTGAGGCCGCCTCGGGCCAGTCCTATGGCGACTACCTCCAGGCGCACGTCTTCGCGCCCGCGGGCATGGCGCACGCGGCCCTGGATGATCGGCGCACGCGCGACGAGCACCACGCCCGGGGCTACCGGCTCCGGGACGGGCGGCGGGTGCCCTCGCGCGAGGTGGACGTCTCCGGGCGCTTCGCGGGCGGCGGCACCCGGGCCTCCATCGAGGATCTGCTCGGCTTCGGGGAGGCGCTGCTCGACACCCGGCTGGTGTCCCGCGCCACCACGGCGCTGATGCAGACGCCCATGAGCACCCGGGACGGGCGGCTCACCGACTACGGCATGGGCTTCGCGACCTGGCCGCTCCGGGGCCACTACGTGGTGGCGCACGCGGGCGCGCAGCCGGAGACGTCCACGCTCCTCTTGCTGCTGCCGGGCGAGTCGCTGGCGATCGCGCTCACGAGCAACGTGGAGGGCCAGGCCGCGCTCCTCAAGGGCCTCGCCTCGGACATCATCCGCCTGCTGCTCGAGCGGGACGCGCCCCGCTCGGGCGCCCGCCCCCGGGACGCCACGGACGCCCTGGTGAGCGAGGGCCTGGGCCGTGTCCTCGGCTACGGGCTCGCCTACCACTCCTGGGCCGCGCACGGACCGGGCCCGGCCCCGGCGTCGGAAGGCCTCGCGGAGGCCTTCGCCCAGGTGGCGCGCCTGTTGGACCCCGACACGCTCGCCCGCGAGCCCGGTGCCGCGCGCGCGCGCATCCTCGCCGCCCACCACCCGCTCGCCCAGGGCGTCTTCATCCGCGTGGGGGTCCACATGGCCCGGACGCTGGAGGACGCCCGGGGCCCCGAGCGCCTGCGCGAATACCCCTCCCGGGGCGCCACGGCCTTCTTCGACGACTACCTCGCCGTCTGCGAGGCCCGCGCCTGTCCCGAGCCCTTCCGCTTCACGCCCCGCCTGCGGGAGACCTTGCGCCGGCTCACACACGGCCCGTGA
- a CDS encoding Ig-like domain-containing protein translates to MKKLFSSLLAVSVVVLGSACQKVEKIAVTPAKVELSEAGQKAQLAPRALTAKDEPVEKATFEFASSDGQIATVDPTGTVTAVKSGSATITVKSGEVSGTTPVEVVIPATLALQGTPETLTGLGAQGTLSAEVKDDAGRPVKDAQVTFTSSNPAVVAVEGTMLKAVAVGTATVTATSGALTKTAEVSVKLPDVERVAFTEIVPATLKVGESTALTAVAKGTDGASIQGVAFTFTTSDEKIATVDASGKVMAVKPGSVTIKAEGGGKTAEAPLSIKK, encoded by the coding sequence ATGAAGAAGCTGTTCTCGTCGTTGCTCGCCGTGTCCGTCGTGGTGCTGGGTTCCGCCTGCCAGAAGGTGGAGAAGATCGCCGTGACGCCGGCGAAGGTGGAGCTGTCCGAGGCGGGCCAGAAGGCGCAGCTGGCGCCCCGCGCGCTCACCGCGAAGGACGAGCCCGTGGAGAAGGCGACGTTCGAGTTCGCCTCCAGCGACGGGCAGATCGCCACCGTGGACCCCACGGGCACGGTGACGGCGGTGAAGAGCGGCTCGGCCACCATCACCGTGAAGTCCGGTGAGGTGAGCGGCACCACGCCGGTGGAGGTGGTGATTCCCGCCACGCTCGCGCTGCAGGGCACGCCGGAGACGCTCACGGGCCTGGGCGCGCAGGGCACGCTGAGCGCCGAGGTGAAGGACGACGCGGGCCGCCCGGTGAAGGACGCGCAGGTGACGTTCACCAGCAGCAACCCCGCGGTGGTGGCGGTGGAGGGCACCATGCTCAAGGCCGTGGCGGTGGGCACCGCCACCGTGACGGCGACCTCGGGCGCGCTCACGAAGACGGCCGAGGTGAGCGTGAAGTTGCCGGACGTGGAGAGGGTGGCCTTCACCGAGATCGTGCCGGCCACGCTCAAGGTGGGCGAGAGCACGGCGCTCACGGCGGTGGCCAAGGGGACCGATGGCGCGTCCATCCAGGGCGTGGCCTTCACCTTCACCACGAGCGACGAGAAGATCGCCACCGTGGACGCCTCGGGCAAGGTGATGGCGGTCAAGCCCGGCTCCGTCACCATCAAGGCCGAGGGCGGGGGCAAGACCGCCGAGGCGCCGCTGAGCATCAAGAAGTAG
- a CDS encoding carboxypeptidase regulatory-like domain-containing protein, with product MTLRTLSLTVLGTVGLATLTACKKDEAPVAPAPPPAAPAIRAQALPQDAVPPQEDEAPAPKGGGAVVGVVTFKGTPPPPKPITPDSDPNCDGMDLEDQPVLVHDGKLANVLVRVQGEIVGQSRPAPDAMVVVDQNRCTYKPRVQGAVIGQPLVLMNSDSTLHNVRGMAGTKQLFNVTQPPLRTKEAMPPTDAQIIHLKCDIHPWMSAWVVMSPNTFFTTTEEDGAFTLEGLPPGTYTLEAWHETLGTRTTQVTVKEGEKTPASFEFVAAK from the coding sequence ATGACGCTGCGTACGTTGAGCCTGACGGTGCTCGGCACCGTGGGGCTCGCCACCCTGACGGCCTGCAAGAAGGACGAGGCGCCCGTCGCTCCGGCCCCGCCCCCGGCGGCTCCGGCCATCCGGGCCCAGGCCCTTCCCCAGGACGCCGTCCCGCCCCAGGAGGACGAGGCCCCGGCGCCCAAGGGCGGCGGCGCGGTGGTCGGCGTCGTCACCTTCAAGGGCACGCCTCCGCCGCCCAAGCCCATCACCCCCGACTCGGATCCCAACTGCGATGGCATGGACCTGGAGGATCAGCCCGTCCTGGTGCACGACGGCAAGCTGGCCAACGTCCTGGTGCGCGTGCAGGGGGAGATCGTCGGCCAGTCCCGGCCCGCGCCGGACGCCATGGTGGTGGTGGACCAGAACCGCTGCACGTACAAGCCGCGCGTCCAGGGCGCCGTCATCGGCCAGCCGCTGGTGCTCATGAACAGCGACAGCACCCTGCACAACGTGCGCGGAATGGCGGGCACCAAGCAGCTCTTCAACGTCACCCAGCCTCCGCTCAGGACCAAGGAGGCCATGCCGCCCACCGACGCGCAGATCATCCACCTCAAGTGCGACATCCACCCGTGGATGTCCGCCTGGGTGGTGATGAGCCCCAACACCTTCTTCACCACCACCGAGGAGGACGGCGCCTTCACGCTCGAGGGCCTGCCCCCGGGCACGTACACCCTGGAGGCCTGGCACGAGACGCTGGGCACGCGCACCACCCAGGTGACGGTGAAGGAGGGCGAGAAGACCCCGGCCTCCTTCGAGTTCGTGGCCGCGAAGTAG
- a CDS encoding peptidase MA family metallohydrolase, translated as MRPGPGVLAVCVALLAGCAAPRFADRARLTEEWPSPSGRYRIEYAPRNAADVPRVQHAMDEALPRLERWGTPREPIIVRMMPTHASLEAAARQRGMGWLRAWSRYDEVLLQTPSTWGLASASPAQLTELLLHELTHTLMYQLAADRLGWTRKHIPLWFREGMASYTAEQGYRWVSLEEIARYLERNPGADPLHAPDALYRDESNLVYGMAHHAFAFLVRRYGEERVREVLGEMRGGPAFAEAFERAVGLSEEAFTRDFTHYVRWRGFRGGRLPPREARPPGDLPGTSGEPEPP; from the coding sequence GTGAGGCCAGGGCCGGGGGTGCTGGCGGTGTGCGTGGCGCTGCTCGCGGGCTGCGCGGCGCCCCGGTTCGCGGACCGGGCGCGGCTCACCGAGGAGTGGCCGAGCCCCTCGGGGCGCTACCGCATCGAGTACGCGCCCCGGAACGCCGCGGACGTGCCCCGGGTCCAGCACGCCATGGACGAGGCCCTGCCCCGGCTCGAGCGCTGGGGCACGCCGCGCGAGCCCATCATCGTGCGGATGATGCCCACCCATGCGAGCCTGGAGGCCGCCGCGCGGCAGCGGGGCATGGGGTGGCTGCGCGCCTGGAGCCGCTACGACGAGGTGCTGCTGCAGACGCCCTCCACGTGGGGCCTCGCCAGCGCCAGCCCCGCCCAGCTCACCGAGCTGCTCCTGCACGAACTCACCCACACGCTCATGTACCAGCTCGCCGCGGATCGGCTCGGCTGGACGCGCAAGCACATCCCCCTGTGGTTTCGCGAGGGCATGGCCTCGTACACCGCCGAGCAGGGCTACCGGTGGGTGTCCCTGGAGGAGATCGCCCGCTACCTGGAGCGCAACCCGGGCGCGGACCCGCTGCACGCCCCCGACGCGCTCTACCGGGACGAGTCCAACCTCGTCTACGGCATGGCCCACCACGCCTTCGCCTTCCTCGTGCGGCGCTACGGAGAGGAGCGCGTGCGGGAGGTGCTCGGCGAGATGCGCGGCGGCCCGGCGTTCGCCGAGGCCTTCGAGCGGGCCGTGGGCCTGTCCGAGGAGGCCTTCACGCGCGACTTCACCCACTACGTGCGCTGGCGCGGCTTCCGGGGGGGACGTCTGCCGCCGCGGGAAGCCCGCCCCCCTGGGGACCTCCCTGGCACATCGGGAGAACCGGAACCACCGTGA
- a CDS encoding metalloenzyme: MRVAVLFIDGVGIGRNEPASNPLAGRGHLLSQFLDAPGTPLPPGGRLYPVDTTFGVTGRPQSASNQTAILTGEPAPALIGRHVLGYPDAPLRALLARRSLVKRLGEAGRVATFANCYPVAYLDALQLPRRPSDSPPEFTLTPAALRRLKASASTLAFVAGQVPLRTLDDARAGRGLTHDITGTRATSRGLGVPARTPEEAARVFWRVAGEADFTFFEHYLADEAGHAQDFAAAHDALDTFEAFARAVVATRPPEARILICSDHGNVEDLSTRSHTLNPVPVLYFGPPAPELESLATVADVGRAVLRWWGVP; the protein is encoded by the coding sequence ATGCGCGTCGCGGTCCTCTTCATTGATGGGGTTGGCATCGGACGAAACGAGCCGGCGAGCAACCCGCTCGCCGGGAGGGGGCACCTGCTCTCCCAGTTCCTGGACGCGCCCGGAACGCCCCTGCCCCCCGGGGGCCGCCTGTACCCCGTGGACACCACCTTCGGGGTCACCGGACGGCCCCAGTCCGCCTCCAACCAGACGGCCATCCTCACGGGCGAGCCGGCCCCCGCGCTCATCGGCCGGCACGTGCTGGGCTACCCGGACGCCCCCCTGCGCGCGCTGCTCGCACGCCGCTCGCTCGTCAAGCGCCTGGGGGAGGCGGGCCGCGTCGCCACCTTCGCCAACTGCTACCCGGTGGCCTACCTGGACGCACTCCAGCTGCCCCGGCGCCCCTCGGACAGCCCGCCCGAGTTCACCCTCACCCCGGCCGCCCTGCGGCGCCTGAAGGCCTCGGCGAGCACGCTGGCCTTCGTGGCGGGCCAGGTCCCCTTGCGCACCCTGGACGACGCGCGCGCGGGGCGGGGGCTCACCCACGACATCACCGGCACGCGCGCCACCTCGCGCGGCCTGGGCGTGCCCGCGCGCACCCCGGAGGAGGCGGCCCGGGTGTTCTGGCGCGTGGCGGGCGAGGCCGACTTCACCTTCTTCGAGCACTACCTGGCCGACGAGGCGGGACACGCCCAGGACTTCGCCGCCGCCCACGACGCCCTGGACACCTTCGAGGCCTTCGCACGGGCGGTGGTGGCCACCCGTCCGCCCGAGGCCCGGATCCTCATCTGCAGCGATCACGGCAACGTGGAGGACCTGTCCACGCGTTCCCACACCCTCAACCCGGTGCCCGTGCTCTATTTCGGGCCGCCAGCGCCCGAACTGGAGTCCCTGGCCACCGTGGCGGATGTGGGTCGCGCGGTGCTTCGCTGGTGGGGCGTGCCATGA
- a CDS encoding DUF4388 domain-containing protein, translated as MALHGDFSSFPLPELLQWLDSSRKTGTLQLLSWEGGERSLFLLSGQVLAVANEGLRGRLARVLALAKLADGAAVLAALKALPPSGEGMESVFRAHGVEPRLVRELVREEMLGSMADQTRGGHGAFHWTEDMDRSGEEWAPCEMSLRELLFESLRWVDEQADVDRVLPGDALTVRAIVPPSSRQPLLHRILLSLCAGGQNMGRLRLSLGMSRSSTSRRIFELLRARQVEVDGAPEVVVDPVTDMLEKGAVLVRERQYDAAELVCATLLASDPTDRRVREFARMAQSEHVASLYAALPPLSVPVLSPDSEELSLLKAEERQVVGLVNGSWDVSTLVLASPARELETLKTLAKLVRMGLLRLRSESDPEHGRG; from the coding sequence ATGGCCCTGCACGGTGATTTCTCCAGCTTTCCCCTGCCCGAACTCCTCCAGTGGTTGGACAGCTCCCGCAAGACGGGCACGCTCCAGCTCCTCTCCTGGGAGGGCGGTGAGCGCTCGCTCTTCCTTCTCTCCGGCCAGGTGCTGGCGGTGGCCAACGAGGGGCTGCGCGGGCGTCTGGCCCGGGTGCTCGCCCTGGCCAAACTGGCCGATGGCGCGGCGGTGCTCGCCGCCCTCAAGGCGCTGCCCCCCAGCGGCGAAGGCATGGAGTCCGTCTTCCGCGCCCACGGCGTGGAGCCCCGGCTCGTGCGCGAGCTGGTGCGCGAGGAGATGCTGGGCTCCATGGCGGACCAGACGCGCGGCGGCCACGGCGCCTTCCACTGGACCGAGGACATGGACCGCTCGGGCGAGGAGTGGGCCCCGTGCGAGATGAGCCTGCGCGAGCTGCTCTTCGAGTCGCTGCGCTGGGTGGATGAACAAGCGGACGTGGACCGGGTGCTGCCCGGGGACGCGCTCACGGTGCGCGCCATCGTCCCGCCCAGCTCGCGCCAGCCCCTCTTGCACCGCATCCTCTTGTCCCTGTGCGCGGGCGGGCAGAACATGGGCCGGCTGCGCCTGTCGCTGGGCATGTCGCGCTCCTCCACCTCGCGCCGCATCTTCGAGCTTTTGCGCGCCCGCCAGGTGGAGGTGGACGGCGCCCCCGAGGTGGTGGTGGACCCGGTGACGGACATGCTGGAGAAGGGCGCGGTGCTGGTGCGCGAGCGCCAGTACGACGCGGCGGAGCTCGTGTGCGCCACGCTCCTGGCGAGCGATCCCACCGACCGGCGCGTGCGGGAGTTCGCCCGCATGGCGCAGAGCGAGCACGTGGCCTCGCTCTACGCGGCGCTGCCCCCCCTCTCGGTGCCGGTGCTGTCGCCCGACTCCGAGGAGCTGAGCCTGCTCAAGGCCGAGGAGCGCCAGGTGGTGGGGCTCGTCAATGGCTCCTGGGACGTGTCCACGCTGGTGCTGGCCAGCCCCGCGCGCGAGCTGGAGACGCTCAAGACCCTCGCCAAGCTCGTGCGCATGGGCCTCTTGCGCCTGCGCTCCGAGTCCGACCCCGAGCACGGCCGGGGATGA